The Buttiauxella selenatireducens genome has a window encoding:
- the dacD gene encoding serine-type D-Ala-D-Ala carboxypeptidase DacD — MKIRLFAVCTLLSFSVHSAFADDTFVNAPAPPQIQAGSWVLMDYTTGQILAAENEHVRRNPASLTKLMTGYVVDRAIDSGRISANDMVTVGKDAWAKGNPVFDGSSLMFLKAGDRLTVHDLSRGLIIDSGNDACVALADYVAGGQPQFVAMMNKYVQQLHLRDTHFETVHGLDAPGQHSTAYDLAVLSRAIIHGEPDFYHMYSERSLTWNGITQQNRNGLLWDKGLNVDGLKTGHTASAGFNLIASSVVGERRLIAVVMGAESPKGREDQARKLLHWGQDNFDTVQVLHKGKKIGTEAIWYGDKKQIEVGTNQDVYLALPKSEVPNIKAKYILDNQEIEAPIAANQHVGEIELFDRDKLIAHWPLVTLTDVKKGSTWSRLGDYISHKL, encoded by the coding sequence TTGAAGATCCGTCTGTTTGCTGTTTGTACCTTGCTTTCATTTTCTGTTCACTCCGCTTTTGCCGACGACACCTTTGTTAATGCACCAGCTCCACCACAAATTCAGGCGGGCTCGTGGGTATTGATGGATTACACCACCGGGCAAATTCTGGCTGCGGAAAATGAGCATGTGCGACGCAATCCAGCGAGTCTGACCAAACTGATGACCGGCTACGTGGTCGATCGTGCGATTGATAGCGGCCGGATCTCGGCAAACGATATGGTGACCGTCGGTAAGGATGCCTGGGCAAAAGGCAATCCGGTATTTGATGGCTCGTCGCTGATGTTCCTGAAAGCGGGCGACCGCTTGACCGTGCATGACTTGAGTCGTGGGCTGATTATTGACTCCGGAAATGATGCCTGTGTTGCGCTTGCCGATTATGTGGCCGGTGGACAGCCGCAATTTGTGGCAATGATGAATAAATACGTGCAACAACTCCACCTGCGCGACACCCATTTCGAAACGGTTCATGGCCTGGATGCCCCAGGCCAGCACAGCACCGCTTATGATCTTGCTGTACTTTCCCGAGCGATAATCCACGGCGAACCCGATTTTTATCACATGTACAGCGAGCGCAGCCTCACCTGGAACGGTATCACGCAACAAAACCGTAATGGCTTGTTGTGGGACAAAGGGCTGAATGTGGATGGGCTGAAAACCGGCCACACCGCGAGTGCTGGTTTTAACCTTATCGCCTCGAGCGTCGTCGGCGAGCGCCGTTTGATTGCCGTGGTGATGGGGGCGGAAAGTCCAAAAGGGCGCGAAGATCAGGCGCGTAAACTGCTGCATTGGGGCCAGGATAACTTCGATACCGTGCAGGTTCTGCATAAAGGCAAAAAAATCGGTACTGAAGCTATCTGGTATGGCGATAAAAAGCAGATCGAAGTCGGGACCAATCAGGATGTTTATCTGGCTCTGCCAAAGTCTGAAGTCCCGAACATTAAAGCCAAATATATTCTCGATAATCAGGAGATTGAAGCGCCAATTGCCGCCAATCAACATGTGGGGGAAATCGAGCTCTTTGATCGCGACAAACTCATTGCGCACTGGCCGTTGGTGACGCTAACTGACGTCAAAAAGGGCAGTACCTGGTCGCGCCTGGGTGACTATATCAGCCACAAACTGTAA
- the sbmC gene encoding DNA gyrase inhibitor SbmC has translation MEFNVQQVHERKVAGFHMVGPWEQTVHQGFEQLAMWVKTHKIVGEEWLAVYYDNPDLVPAEKLRCDTVVSVSENFTVPDNSEGVIVTGIQGGQYAVARARVDDGDFAKPWNLFFDSVLASNSYQITGKPCFEHYLNDGSESGVWEIDMYIPVADQV, from the coding sequence ATGGAATTTAACGTACAACAAGTCCACGAGCGTAAAGTTGCCGGTTTTCATATGGTTGGGCCGTGGGAGCAAACGGTTCATCAAGGTTTTGAACAACTTGCCATGTGGGTAAAAACCCACAAAATCGTCGGTGAGGAGTGGCTGGCGGTTTATTACGATAATCCCGATTTGGTGCCTGCGGAGAAATTACGTTGCGACACCGTTGTCTCGGTGAGTGAAAACTTTACCGTGCCGGATAACAGCGAAGGCGTCATCGTCACCGGTATTCAGGGGGGGCAGTATGCGGTGGCCCGTGCCCGCGTTGACGACGGCGATTTTGCGAAACCGTGGAATCTCTTTTTTGACAGCGTTCTTGCCAGCAATAGCTACCAGATAACCGGTAAACCCTGCTTTGAACACTATCTGAACGACGGCTCAGAAAGTGGCGTGTGGGAAATAGACATGTATATTCCGGTGGCAGATCAAGTCTGA
- a CDS encoding glycosyltransferase family 2 protein, whose amino-acid sequence MKLIIQIPCFNEAETLAIALNALPRHVEGFDVVEWLVIDDGSTDDTISVAKQNGVDHIVKHTGNKGLAKAFMTGLDACLSLDADVIINTDADNQYCAEDIPLLVAPILEHRAEMVIGERPIAAIEHFSPIKKCLQKLGSWVVRVASKTDIPDAPSGFRAMSRATAQKLMVFNDYTYTLETIIQAGQKNITITSVPVRVNEDLRPSRLVKSISSYIKRSIVTIVRIFVIYRPFRFFGAIGAVLFFAGFLLGVRFLYKYLTGDGNGYIQSLILASVLMGMGFQTLLIAFVTDLLSANRKLLEDLRFKVAQINTDPIKKSDQNK is encoded by the coding sequence TTGAAATTAATCATACAAATCCCCTGTTTTAATGAAGCAGAAACACTGGCCATAGCGCTCAATGCGTTACCAAGGCATGTTGAAGGATTCGACGTGGTTGAATGGCTCGTTATTGATGATGGTAGTACTGACGACACCATTAGTGTAGCCAAACAGAACGGTGTGGACCATATCGTCAAGCACACTGGCAATAAAGGACTAGCTAAGGCCTTTATGACAGGACTTGATGCTTGTTTAAGTCTTGATGCTGATGTCATTATTAACACGGATGCTGACAATCAATATTGCGCTGAAGATATTCCGTTATTAGTGGCACCAATACTGGAGCATCGGGCAGAGATGGTGATTGGCGAGCGTCCGATAGCTGCTATCGAGCACTTTTCACCAATAAAAAAATGCCTGCAAAAATTGGGAAGTTGGGTTGTTCGTGTTGCAAGTAAAACAGATATTCCTGATGCACCAAGTGGTTTTAGAGCGATGTCCAGAGCTACCGCGCAGAAACTAATGGTGTTCAATGACTATACATATACATTAGAAACGATCATTCAGGCAGGCCAAAAAAATATAACCATTACATCGGTTCCTGTTCGTGTTAATGAAGATTTACGTCCCTCGCGCTTAGTGAAAAGTATTTCGTCGTACATCAAAAGAAGCATTGTTACTATTGTTCGTATTTTTGTCATATATCGTCCGTTCCGATTTTTTGGAGCAATAGGCGCAGTATTGTTTTTTGCGGGTTTTTTGCTGGGTGTTCGTTTTCTTTATAAATATCTTACCGGTGATGGTAATGGTTATATCCAATCCTTAATTTTAGCGTCTGTGCTAATGGGGATGGGATTTCAAACACTATTAATAGCATTTGTTACTGATTTGCTCTCAGCTAATAGAAAGTTACTTGAAGATTTGCGATTCAAGGTGGCACAAATAAATACCGATCCGATTAAAAAAAGTGATCAAAATAAATAG
- the sbcB gene encoding exodeoxyribonuclease I, with protein sequence MDNTTQQPTFLFHDYETFGKSPSLDRPAQFAAIRTDSEFNVIGEPEVFYCKPADDYLPQPEAVMITGITPQLALARGVNEADFAKRIHSIFTLPKTCVVGYNNVRFDDEVTRNIFYRNFYDPYGWSWQNDNSRWDLLDVMRACYALRPEGIVWPENDEGLPSFRLEHLTKANGIEHANAHDAMSDVYATIAMAQLVKTRQPRLFDYLYSHRSKHKLTTLIDIVQMKPLVHVSGMFGAWRGNTSWIAPLAWHPDNRNAVIMVDLAGDISPLLELDADALRERLYTPKSALGDTAAVPIKLVHLNKCPVLAVANTLRPEDAERLGIDRKRCLENLKLLREHPSVREKAVAIFAEAEPFVPSDNVDAQLYNGFFSDADRAAMRIVLQTDPQNLPALDITFADKRIEKLLFNYRARNFPGTLDEAEQQRWLQHRRDVLSQEALQAYAQELEALYNLHEDDKEKTALLKALFEYAQFLVG encoded by the coding sequence GTGGACAATACAACGCAACAACCGACCTTCCTTTTTCATGACTACGAAACTTTCGGTAAAAGCCCGTCACTTGACCGCCCTGCGCAATTCGCGGCCATCCGCACTGACTCTGAATTTAATGTTATTGGCGAGCCGGAAGTCTTTTACTGCAAACCGGCGGATGACTATCTGCCTCAGCCTGAAGCGGTAATGATTACCGGTATTACGCCGCAACTAGCCCTGGCGCGTGGCGTAAATGAAGCGGATTTTGCCAAGCGCATCCATTCAATTTTTACCCTGCCGAAGACGTGTGTTGTCGGCTACAACAATGTGCGTTTCGATGACGAAGTTACACGCAATATTTTCTATCGTAACTTTTATGATCCGTATGGCTGGAGCTGGCAGAACGATAACTCGCGCTGGGATTTGCTCGATGTCATGCGCGCCTGCTATGCACTTCGACCGGAAGGCATTGTCTGGCCGGAGAACGATGAAGGGTTGCCGAGTTTCCGCCTCGAACATTTGACCAAGGCCAACGGTATTGAGCATGCTAACGCGCATGATGCCATGTCGGACGTATACGCCACCATCGCAATGGCGCAACTGGTCAAAACTCGCCAGCCGCGCCTGTTTGATTATCTCTACAGCCACCGCTCAAAGCACAAACTCACCACATTGATTGATATTGTGCAGATGAAACCGCTGGTACATGTTTCGGGCATGTTTGGCGCGTGGCGCGGTAACACCAGCTGGATTGCCCCGCTCGCCTGGCATCCTGATAATCGAAATGCAGTAATAATGGTCGATTTGGCGGGTGATATTTCACCGTTGCTGGAACTGGATGCTGATGCGTTGCGCGAGCGGTTGTATACGCCGAAATCCGCACTGGGTGATACGGCAGCCGTACCTATCAAACTGGTGCATCTTAATAAATGTCCGGTGCTGGCAGTGGCCAACACCCTCCGACCGGAAGATGCAGAACGTTTAGGTATCGATCGCAAGCGTTGCCTGGAAAACCTGAAATTGTTGCGTGAGCACCCTTCCGTACGCGAAAAAGCCGTGGCGATTTTTGCTGAAGCAGAGCCTTTTGTGCCTTCTGATAATGTTGATGCACAACTGTACAATGGCTTTTTCAGCGACGCCGACCGCGCAGCCATGCGCATTGTGCTGCAAACCGATCCGCAGAATTTGCCCGCGCTGGATATTACGTTTGCCGATAAGCGTATTGAAAAATTGCTGTTCAATTATCGGGCGCGTAACTTCCCTGGCACATTGGATGAGGCCGAGCAGCAGCGCTGGTTGCAGCACCGTCGCGATGTGTTGTCTCAGGAAGCGTTACAAGCCTACGCGCAAGAACTGGAAGCGCTCTATAACCTGCATGAAGATGATAAAGAAAAGACCGCGTTACTTAAGGCATTGTTTGAGTACGCGCAGTTTCTGGTAGGTTAA
- the yoeI gene encoding membrane protein YoeI, with product MGQLFAFAHVFAVWGNDHVA from the coding sequence ATGGGGCAGCTTTTTGCTTTTGCGCATGTATTCGCCGTTTGGGGGAATGACCATGTCGCTTAA
- the gabT gene encoding 4-aminobutyrate--2-oxoglutarate transaminase — MKQTNQQWQSRREQAVPHGVGNALPVYIEKAKNAEIWDVEGKRYIDFASGIAVLNTGHNHPAVIDAVRQQLEQFTHPCFQVTPYGNYIELAERLNQLVPISEPCQTLFLTTGAEAVENAIKVARIATGRSAIIAFRGAFHGRTLLGMALTGKVQPYKKGYGPFPAGIYHAPYPAAYLGVSDTQALASLAGIFAADVSPDEVAAIIIEPVQGEGGFYAASTSFMKQLRTLCDKHGIVLIADEIQSGFCRTGKTFAIEHSGVEPDLVTMAKSLAGGFPLSALVGKKSLFDKAMPGGLGGTYAGSPVAIAAALAVTDIIEKENLNQRAQIIGEQITHRLQKMAEQFDCIGDVRGYGAMIAMELVEERDSHRPNKELTQALVKEAGKQGLVLLSCGVRANVIRFLVPLTAEKEIVNEGLNILSSCLELVQNTRLTK, encoded by the coding sequence ATGAAGCAAACCAATCAGCAATGGCAGTCACGGCGTGAGCAAGCAGTTCCGCATGGAGTCGGCAATGCGTTGCCGGTCTATATTGAGAAAGCGAAAAATGCGGAAATTTGGGACGTTGAAGGCAAGCGCTATATTGATTTCGCTTCTGGTATTGCGGTGCTGAATACCGGGCATAACCATCCCGCAGTGATTGACGCAGTGCGTCAACAGCTTGAACAATTTACCCATCCTTGTTTCCAGGTCACGCCTTATGGGAATTATATCGAGCTTGCCGAACGGCTTAATCAACTGGTGCCGATTAGCGAGCCTTGTCAGACTTTGTTCCTGACAACGGGGGCGGAGGCGGTCGAAAATGCCATCAAAGTGGCACGTATTGCGACCGGGCGCTCGGCTATAATTGCGTTTCGTGGTGCGTTCCATGGTCGTACTCTGCTGGGCATGGCATTAACCGGTAAAGTTCAGCCCTATAAAAAAGGCTATGGCCCATTCCCGGCCGGAATTTATCACGCGCCTTATCCTGCGGCTTATCTCGGTGTGAGCGACACTCAGGCACTGGCGTCACTGGCGGGTATTTTTGCTGCGGATGTTTCTCCTGACGAAGTTGCCGCCATCATTATTGAACCGGTGCAGGGGGAAGGGGGCTTTTATGCGGCCTCAACGTCCTTTATGAAACAACTGCGCACCTTATGCGACAAGCATGGGATCGTATTGATTGCCGACGAAATTCAAAGTGGTTTCTGCCGGACCGGTAAAACCTTTGCCATAGAACACAGCGGCGTGGAACCGGATCTCGTCACCATGGCGAAAAGCCTGGCCGGTGGCTTCCCGCTGTCTGCGCTAGTCGGCAAGAAATCACTGTTTGATAAAGCGATGCCGGGCGGTCTGGGCGGCACTTATGCCGGGTCGCCTGTGGCGATTGCGGCGGCGCTGGCGGTCACTGACATAATAGAGAAAGAAAATCTCAATCAACGCGCGCAGATCATTGGCGAGCAAATCACCCATCGTTTACAGAAAATGGCAGAGCAATTTGACTGCATTGGCGATGTGCGTGGATACGGCGCGATGATTGCGATGGAGCTGGTCGAAGAGCGTGACAGCCATCGTCCGAATAAAGAATTAACTCAGGCACTTGTCAAAGAAGCAGGCAAGCAGGGGTTGGTTTTATTGTCCTGTGGGGTGCGTGCGAATGTGATTCGTTTTCTTGTCCCATTAACAGCTGAAAAAGAAATTGTTAATGAGGGCCTCAACATCTTGTCTTCTTGCCTCGAATTAGTGCAAAATACGCGCCTCACTAAATGA
- a CDS encoding APC family permease encodes MSLNVTAGAKSRVELRKSLTLIPVVMMGLAYMQPMTLFDTFGIVSGLTDGHVATAYAFALVAILFTALSYGKLVRRFPSAGSAYTYAQKAIHPVVGFMVGWSALLDYLFMPMINILLAKIYFEALVPSIPSWIFVVLLVGFMTISNLRGIKTVANFNSLIVVLQMVVMVVITGLVIYGVANGEGAGTLASTRPFWSENANVVPMITGATILCFSFLGFDGISSLSEETKDAGRVIPKAIFLTALIGGVIFVVVSYFLQLYFPDISRFQDPDASQPEIMLFVAGKAFQFGILIFSCVTVLASGMAAHAGVSRLMYVMGRDGVFPERFFGYIHPKWRTPALNVVLVGIIALFAVKFDLVTATALINFGALVAFTFVNLSVISQFWIREGRNKTIKDHINYLVLPTCGALTVGALWINLEESSMILGLIWAAIGLTYLAFVTRRFRNPVPQFNEDLA; translated from the coding sequence ATGTCGCTTAACGTCACCGCAGGTGCAAAATCTCGTGTTGAACTCCGTAAGAGCCTTACGCTCATTCCGGTAGTTATGATGGGTCTGGCTTATATGCAGCCGATGACCTTGTTCGATACATTTGGGATAGTATCTGGCCTTACCGACGGACATGTCGCTACGGCTTACGCGTTTGCCCTTGTGGCAATTTTGTTCACCGCGTTAAGTTATGGAAAGCTAGTACGCCGCTTCCCGTCTGCGGGTTCCGCTTATACCTACGCTCAAAAAGCAATCCACCCGGTGGTGGGCTTTATGGTGGGCTGGTCGGCGTTGCTTGATTATCTGTTTATGCCGATGATCAACATTCTGCTGGCTAAAATCTATTTTGAAGCCTTAGTACCGTCTATCCCGTCGTGGATTTTCGTGGTGCTTCTGGTTGGCTTCATGACTATCTCCAACCTGCGCGGCATTAAAACCGTGGCAAACTTCAACAGCCTTATTGTTGTGTTGCAGATGGTTGTGATGGTTGTGATTACCGGTCTGGTGATTTACGGCGTTGCCAATGGCGAAGGTGCCGGCACGTTAGCCAGTACGCGTCCATTCTGGTCTGAGAACGCAAACGTGGTGCCGATGATCACCGGCGCGACCATATTATGCTTCTCGTTCCTCGGATTTGACGGTATTAGCTCGCTGTCTGAAGAAACCAAAGATGCAGGCCGTGTCATCCCGAAAGCGATTTTCCTGACTGCCCTGATTGGCGGGGTGATCTTCGTTGTGGTGTCTTACTTCCTGCAACTGTACTTCCCGGATATTTCTCGCTTCCAGGATCCGGATGCGTCACAGCCAGAAATTATGCTGTTCGTGGCAGGCAAAGCCTTCCAGTTCGGTATCCTGATTTTCTCCTGTGTTACCGTTCTGGCTTCAGGTATGGCGGCACATGCGGGTGTTTCTCGCTTGATGTATGTTATGGGCCGTGATGGCGTGTTCCCGGAGCGTTTCTTCGGTTACATTCATCCGAAATGGCGTACTCCTGCGCTAAACGTGGTTCTGGTGGGTATCATTGCGCTGTTCGCCGTGAAGTTTGACCTGGTAACCGCAACAGCACTGATTAACTTTGGTGCGCTGGTGGCGTTCACCTTCGTTAACCTGTCGGTGATTTCCCAGTTCTGGATCCGCGAAGGCCGTAACAAAACTATCAAAGATCACATCAACTATCTGGTGCTGCCAACATGTGGCGCACTGACAGTAGGTGCGTTGTGGATTAACCTGGAAGAAAGCTCGATGATTCTGGGCCTGATTTGGGCGGCTATTGGCCTGACCTATCTGGCATTCGTGACTCGTCGCTTCCGTAACCCAGTTCCACAATTCAACGAAGACTTAGCGTAA
- a CDS encoding class I SAM-dependent methyltransferase produces the protein MSFKVSGGKVEDGVVFGNTFDKYGSKNPIVRWMMSGFDSSLEKFVAQANPKTIHEVGCGEGFWVNKWNENGLKAVGSDFSHDVISIAKENALSKKLTPEVFNIKSIYDLTPETDSADLIVCCEVMEHLEDPERAMKILQSLVDKYLIISVPREPVWCALNMARGKYIKDFGNTPGHIQHWSKKSFVKFTEKYFKIIEVTSPFPWTMLLCVPYEKN, from the coding sequence ATGAGTTTTAAAGTTTCTGGTGGTAAAGTAGAGGATGGGGTTGTATTTGGAAATACGTTCGATAAATACGGATCCAAAAATCCTATTGTAAGATGGATGATGAGTGGGTTCGATTCCTCGCTTGAAAAATTTGTTGCCCAAGCCAATCCTAAAACCATTCATGAAGTTGGGTGTGGTGAGGGTTTTTGGGTTAATAAATGGAATGAGAATGGCCTAAAAGCCGTTGGTAGTGATTTTTCACATGATGTAATATCAATTGCTAAAGAAAATGCGCTAAGTAAAAAGCTAACACCAGAAGTTTTTAATATTAAAAGCATTTATGATCTAACGCCAGAAACCGATAGTGCTGATTTGATTGTATGTTGTGAAGTTATGGAACATCTGGAAGATCCAGAAAGGGCCATGAAAATCTTGCAGAGTCTGGTCGATAAATATCTTATTATCAGTGTTCCACGTGAACCTGTGTGGTGCGCGCTCAATATGGCTCGGGGAAAGTATATAAAGGATTTTGGTAATACACCGGGGCATATACAACATTGGTCAAAAAAATCCTTTGTAAAATTTACCGAAAAATATTTCAAAATAATTGAAGTAACGTCGCCATTTCCGTGGACTATGTTGTTATGTGTGCCTTATGAAAAAAATTAA
- a CDS encoding FUSC family protein, with product MRPDKSLSPFEIRIYRNYRTVHGIRIALAFVLTFLIVHLLKVPEGTWPLITLVVVMGPISFWGNVVPRAFERIGGTICGAAMGLVALKLELFSLPLMLVWCAIAMFICGYLALGKRPYQALLIGITLAVVVGAPAGDMEIALWRSGDVIFGSLLAMLFTSIYPQRAFIHWRIQMANFVTAFGRVYNAGFSPNLLERPRLEKHLQKVLGDVVRMRALIGPSSKETHIQKSILEAIQTVSRNMVCTLELQVNAYWASRESHFLMINAHTLRETQQMTQGTLAAIARALHDGNPSPISANNEKLSEIVSELHELMQNGQNGKLQETPIHGYVWLSLELARQLELLSQLICRALRK from the coding sequence GTGCGTCCAGATAAATCACTAAGCCCATTTGAGATCCGCATTTACCGCAACTACCGGACAGTGCATGGTATCCGCATCGCGCTGGCATTTGTTCTCACATTTTTGATTGTTCATCTTCTGAAAGTGCCCGAAGGAACGTGGCCGCTAATCACACTCGTGGTTGTGATGGGGCCGATCTCTTTCTGGGGCAACGTCGTGCCCCGCGCCTTTGAGCGTATTGGGGGAACGATTTGCGGTGCTGCCATGGGGCTTGTGGCGCTGAAACTTGAACTGTTTTCGCTCCCGCTCATGTTGGTCTGGTGTGCAATCGCCATGTTTATCTGCGGCTATCTGGCTTTGGGGAAACGTCCGTACCAGGCTCTGCTGATTGGGATCACTCTTGCCGTCGTGGTGGGGGCTCCAGCGGGGGACATGGAGATTGCCCTTTGGCGTAGCGGCGACGTTATCTTTGGCTCACTACTGGCCATGCTCTTTACCAGCATTTATCCCCAGCGCGCCTTTATCCACTGGCGCATACAAATGGCAAACTTCGTCACTGCCTTTGGCCGGGTTTACAACGCCGGATTTTCACCTAACTTATTAGAGCGCCCGCGCCTGGAAAAACACTTACAGAAGGTGCTTGGCGATGTGGTGAGAATGCGGGCGCTGATTGGCCCGAGCAGTAAAGAGACGCACATTCAAAAGTCGATTTTAGAGGCGATTCAGACGGTTAGTCGCAATATGGTGTGCACGCTCGAGCTGCAGGTCAACGCTTATTGGGCATCCAGGGAAAGCCATTTTCTGATGATCAATGCCCACACTTTGCGCGAAACGCAACAAATGACCCAGGGCACGCTTGCCGCTATCGCTCGGGCGTTACACGATGGCAACCCGTCACCGATTTCGGCAAACAATGAAAAACTGAGTGAAATCGTCAGTGAGCTGCACGAGCTGATGCAAAATGGCCAAAATGGGAAACTTCAGGAAACACCGATTCATGGTTACGTCTGGTTGAGTCTGGAGCTTGCTCGTCAACTAGAATTGCTTTCGCAGTTGATCTGTCGCGCGTTACGTAAATAA
- a CDS encoding LysR substrate-binding domain-containing protein, with protein MKPLLDVLIILDTLDKEGSFAAAATKLFKTPSALSYTVQKLENDLNIQILDRSGHRARFTRTGQLLLEKGREVLHTVRELEQQAIKLHQGWENELVIGVDDSFPFSLLTPLIEAFYKSYSVTRLKFINGVLGGSWEALTEGRADIIVGAMSDPPSISGFGFTLLGQLESVFVVAPHHPLADAEEPLNRRVIKRSRAVIVGDTSRLEPSRSMHLLEDQDAITVFDFKTKLELQISGIGCGYVPRYMAQRFIESGVLVEKQVISHVPFVPVWIGWNEQTAGLASEWWREQITTNSAISRIYAQEMGR; from the coding sequence ATGAAACCACTGCTGGATGTGCTGATAATTCTCGATACCCTCGATAAAGAAGGGAGCTTTGCTGCGGCGGCAACAAAGCTCTTTAAAACCCCTTCCGCGCTCAGTTACACCGTGCAAAAACTCGAAAACGATCTCAATATCCAGATCCTCGATCGCTCAGGTCATCGTGCGCGATTTACGCGAACGGGTCAGCTTCTTCTGGAAAAAGGTCGGGAAGTGCTGCATACCGTACGCGAACTTGAACAACAAGCCATCAAGCTTCATCAGGGATGGGAGAACGAACTGGTAATCGGGGTGGACGATTCATTTCCTTTTTCACTGCTGACACCTCTCATCGAAGCGTTCTATAAAAGTTACAGCGTGACACGGCTGAAATTCATCAATGGCGTGTTGGGTGGTTCATGGGAAGCGCTTACCGAAGGGCGAGCAGATATTATTGTTGGTGCAATGAGCGACCCGCCATCCATCAGTGGCTTCGGGTTTACCTTGCTCGGCCAGCTTGAAAGCGTGTTTGTCGTCGCCCCGCACCACCCGCTGGCTGACGCCGAAGAGCCGTTGAATCGTCGCGTGATAAAACGCAGTCGTGCAGTCATCGTGGGGGATACTTCCCGCCTTGAACCGTCACGTTCAATGCATTTACTCGAAGATCAAGATGCTATCACGGTCTTTGACTTCAAAACCAAGCTCGAATTACAGATAAGCGGCATCGGATGCGGCTACGTTCCCCGTTACATGGCGCAGCGTTTTATTGAAAGTGGAGTGCTGGTCGAAAAACAAGTCATTTCCCATGTGCCGTTTGTCCCAGTGTGGATTGGCTGGAACGAACAAACGGCAGGCCTTGCCAGCGAGTGGTGGCGGGAGCAAATTACCACGAATAGCGCCATTTCACGCATTTATGCGCAGGAAATGGGTCGTTAA